A segment of the Roseiconus lacunae genome:
GCGATCGGCCTGGCGCCACACCGTTTCGCTTTGTGCTTCGACGCCTTCGCGAGCAGAAAAGACGACGACGGCCCCATCGAGGACTCGCAAGCAGCGTTCGACTTCGGCGGTAAAGTCGACGTGACCAGGGGTGTCGAGCAGGTTGATGTTGTGATCGTTCCAGTGGAATTTCACGCACGCACTGAAGATCGTGATTCCGCGTTCTTGTTCCTCGGGATCGTCGTCAGTGTCGGTCGTTCCGTGGTCGACGCGGCCGACACGGTGCTTGGCCCCGCTGAGGAAAAGCATTCGTTCGGTGACGGTGGTCTTGCCGGCATCGATGTGGGCAATGATCCCGATGTTTCGCAGTTTGGTAATGTCAGCGGACATGGAGGTAGATCAGGGTGCGTGGTGAAAGTGAGCGGCGAACGTCAGCGAATTCCGGCAGGCGGCGGAACGGCGAGACCGAATGGATTGGATCAAAAAAACCGCGACGCCGGCAAGTGGATGCCGAGGTCGCGGTATTGAAAATTGTTAATGCTGTGTGTCGCGTGTGAATGTGATCGAAAGGTCGATCACCATGCGAAGTGCGAGAACGCCTTGTTGGCTTCGGCCATCCGGTGGGTGTTTTCGCGTTTGGTGTAGGCGACACCTTCTTTCTTGTAACCGGCCATTAGTTCGTCGGCGAGCTTGAGGTGCATCGGGCGACCTTTCTTGCTGCGAACGGCTTCGAGGATCCAGCGAATCGCGAGGCTCTGTTGGCGGGCGCGGTTGACCTGCATCGGAACTTGATAGCTGGCACCACCGACTCGCTTGCTGCGAACTTCGATGTAGGGTTTGATGTTTTCGAGGGCCTGCTCGAAGACTTCGATAGGTTCTTGGCCTTCGGCACCATC
Coding sequences within it:
- the rpsG gene encoding 30S ribosomal protein S7, producing the protein MGRITASRKQMKGDPRHGSLLASKFINCLMLDGKKTVAQKVFYDALEEISKRDGAEGQEPIEVFEQALENIKPYIEVRSKRVGGASYQVPMQVNRARQQSLAIRWILEAVRSKKGRPMHLKLADELMAGYKKEGVAYTKRENTHRMAEANKAFSHFAW